A window from Rhizosphaericola mali encodes these proteins:
- a CDS encoding cell division protein FtsX — protein sequence MAANVQFYNGNLKFAAVVQQFCLNFMSDTEKISSRKGKTGSIYSIIGVSLVLLIMGIMGSIFLILHQLGDSFKEEIRISAYLNTANKDTITQIQTYLKGQPFAKDVTYIDKAAAKKIWNEDSNEDWDNILDYNPLPESIDFYAKADYVNKDSLAGISQKLKTAFGDKLQEITYPQVLVNSMNEKSTKLGFVFLVVAVVLSVIVIVSIDNTIKLIMYSNRFLIKTMQMVGATRWFIAKPLDMRAIVNGIISAVISIAILLGLMKWSVSQFPQMRILINDKFSIVLFAGMVIIGVLISLLSTHRSVMKYLRTRLDDLY from the coding sequence ATGGCTGCAAATGTACAGTTTTACAACGGAAACCTTAAATTTGCCGCTGTTGTTCAACAATTTTGTTTAAATTTTATGTCAGATACCGAAAAAATCAGTTCTCGTAAAGGCAAAACAGGTTCGATTTATAGTATTATCGGGGTTTCTTTAGTGCTATTGATTATGGGAATTATGGGTTCGATTTTCTTAATATTACACCAACTCGGTGATTCATTTAAGGAAGAAATCAGAATTAGCGCTTATCTAAATACTGCCAATAAAGATACTATTACACAGATACAAACGTATCTGAAAGGTCAGCCATTTGCCAAAGATGTCACTTATATCGACAAAGCGGCAGCAAAGAAAATCTGGAATGAAGACAGCAATGAAGATTGGGATAATATATTGGATTACAATCCATTACCAGAAAGTATCGACTTTTATGCCAAAGCAGATTATGTAAATAAAGATAGTTTGGCGGGAATTTCCCAAAAATTAAAAACAGCTTTTGGAGATAAATTACAAGAAATTACTTATCCGCAAGTTTTGGTTAATTCCATGAATGAGAAAAGTACCAAATTGGGATTTGTATTCTTAGTAGTAGCAGTAGTATTGTCTGTTATCGTAATTGTAAGTATCGATAATACGATCAAATTGATCATGTATTCCAATCGTTTCTTAATTAAAACCATGCAGATGGTGGGTGCGACACGTTGGTTTATTGCCAAACCATTAGATATGCGCGCCATTGTCAACGGTATTATTAGCGCAGTTATTTCCATTGCGATATTATTAGGTTTGATGAAATGGTCTGTATCTCAATTTCCACAAATGCGTATTTTGATCAATGATAAATTTAGTATTGTATTATTTGCAGGTATGGTAATTATCGGTGTTTTGATCTCGTTATTGAGCACACACAGAAGTGTAATGAAATATTTACGCACAAGATTGGACGATTTATATTAA
- a CDS encoding CocE/NonD family hydrolase, which produces MKKCISLLLIFFACAQAEAQKQLPFDTSYARAHYDKKEIMIPMRDGVKLFTAIYTPKDTSKSYPIMMMRTCYSVRPYGEDKYRLLLGPSLEFMKEGFIFVYQDVRGKNKSEGVWTEITPFIPHITGLQHDEASDTYDAVDWLVKNVSHNNGKVGAWGISYPGFFATNFALSGHPAIKAVSPQAPVTNWFLGDDTHHNGAFFLMDEFDFDYGFANSTNGPNKDKLPRLNAHYTDSYDFFLQMKTVANVNKLYYHNRIPFWDTIMMHPNYDAWWQARDIRKYLYNIKPATLVVGGFYDAEDMWGAQQVYKNIESKNKENENFLVMGPWNHGGWAGFTMDHLGDQQFGSNTSEWFQKNVQFPFFMHYLKGAPESKLPEALLFDAGTNEWKKMDTWPSMDIVKAAIYLNGKDSLSFFKPIAKKSSVEYISDPSKPVPYEDGVSDDRGITYLNADQRFASKRPDVATFTGKELSENTTLAGEITANIYASTTAEDADFVVKIIDVLPDTSASYKQGDKEVIASGYQRLVRAEVMRGRFRNSFEKPEAFVPNKPTLVSFSIPDVLYTFKKGHKIMIQIQSSWFPLVDRNPQTFVDIYTAKETDFKKATITLYDQADMPTSIDLGILDANKQAVWQP; this is translated from the coding sequence ATGAAAAAATGCATTTCCCTGCTCCTTATTTTCTTTGCGTGTGCTCAAGCAGAAGCACAAAAGCAATTGCCTTTTGATACTTCCTATGCGCGGGCGCATTATGACAAAAAGGAAATCATGATACCAATGCGAGATGGTGTAAAATTATTTACTGCCATATACACGCCTAAAGACACCTCGAAATCCTATCCCATTATGATGATGCGCACTTGTTATTCCGTGCGTCCTTATGGAGAGGATAAATATAGACTGTTGTTGGGGCCTTCTTTGGAATTTATGAAAGAAGGATTCATTTTCGTTTATCAGGATGTACGAGGAAAAAATAAAAGTGAAGGCGTCTGGACAGAAATTACGCCATTTATTCCTCATATAACAGGTTTGCAGCATGATGAAGCTTCGGACACTTACGACGCCGTAGATTGGTTAGTGAAAAATGTTTCTCATAACAATGGAAAAGTCGGGGCTTGGGGCATTTCCTATCCTGGTTTTTTTGCTACTAATTTTGCATTGAGTGGACATCCTGCGATAAAGGCCGTTTCTCCGCAAGCTCCTGTTACTAATTGGTTTTTGGGTGATGATACACACCACAATGGTGCATTCTTTTTGATGGATGAATTTGATTTTGATTACGGATTTGCCAATTCAACGAATGGTCCAAATAAGGATAAATTACCTCGCCTAAATGCGCATTATACCGATAGTTATGATTTTTTCCTACAAATGAAAACGGTGGCAAATGTCAACAAATTATACTACCATAATCGCATTCCATTTTGGGACACGATAATGATGCATCCTAATTATGATGCATGGTGGCAAGCGAGAGATATTCGCAAATATTTGTACAATATTAAACCCGCGACATTGGTTGTTGGCGGTTTTTATGATGCCGAAGATATGTGGGGTGCACAACAAGTTTATAAAAATATCGAGTCCAAAAATAAAGAGAATGAAAATTTCTTAGTTATGGGACCTTGGAATCATGGCGGTTGGGCTGGCTTTACAATGGATCATTTGGGTGATCAACAATTTGGAAGTAATACAAGTGAATGGTTTCAGAAAAATGTACAATTCCCATTTTTTATGCATTATTTAAAAGGTGCACCTGAAAGCAAATTGCCTGAGGCTTTGTTATTTGATGCGGGAACCAATGAATGGAAAAAAATGGATACATGGCCTAGTATGGACATTGTAAAAGCTGCCATTTACCTGAATGGAAAAGATAGTTTGTCTTTTTTCAAACCAATTGCTAAGAAATCAAGCGTTGAATATATCTCGGATCCTAGCAAACCGGTTCCTTATGAAGATGGCGTTAGTGACGATCGTGGAATCACTTATCTAAATGCAGACCAAAGATTTGCCTCAAAAAGACCAGATGTTGCAACCTTTACCGGAAAGGAATTATCTGAGAATACAACACTTGCTGGTGAAATTACAGCAAATATTTATGCAAGTACAACTGCAGAAGATGCTGATTTTGTAGTGAAAATAATTGATGTTTTGCCAGATACATCGGCTAGTTATAAGCAAGGTGATAAAGAAGTAATTGCCAGTGGTTACCAACGATTGGTAAGAGCAGAAGTGATGCGTGGAAGATTTCGCAATAGTTTTGAAAAGCCAGAAGCATTTGTTCCTAATAAACCTACTTTAGTTTCTTTTTCGATTCCAGATGTTTTGTATACTTTTAAAAAAGGGCACAAAATAATGATCCAAATACAAAGTAGTTGGTTTCCTCTTGTGGACAGAAATCCTCAAACTTTTGTAGATATTTATACTGCGAAAGAAACAGATTTTAAGAAAGCAACCATTACCCTTTATGATCAAGCAGATATGCCAACATCCATTGATTTAGGGATATTAGATGCAAATAAACAAGCCGTCTGGCAACCGTAA
- a CDS encoding DUF3098 domain-containing protein, whose protein sequence is MAENKKKEMPVLFTKENFKWMLIGIVVIAIGMMLMAGGKSDDTNVFNFKEVYSTRRITVAPIVILLGLAIEIFAIFKKPKKQQAAN, encoded by the coding sequence ATGGCTGAAAATAAAAAGAAAGAAATGCCAGTTCTTTTTACAAAAGAAAATTTTAAATGGATGCTTATTGGCATCGTTGTAATAGCAATAGGTATGATGTTAATGGCTGGTGGCAAAAGTGATGATACCAATGTATTTAACTTCAAAGAAGTATATAGCACGAGGAGAATTACCGTCGCTCCAATTGTCATCTTACTTGGTTTAGCGATTGAAATCTTTGCTATTTTCAAAAAGCCTAAAAAGCAACAAGCAGCAAATTAA
- a CDS encoding DEAD/DEAH box helicase gives MRHIFNAILLEKSATQITVRFTEDNKIFTNTIDFPAEFISSISLAEIGEKVHLLHCLGENEDLFAKYVIIEPDFLLDISSIAECIHEYGASPFFYLYNRAKKRANTRPILLGNAANFFLDEIIHASSIENISYNNLLSAFFKRYAVDLSACKDLQDKTQEITFFQDLKLHFEHLYSLVTDIFPRFNINRHAAILEPSFLSPQLGLQGRLDLLLLSDDRNVIIELKSGKAPFPENDYHLIGVNHQAQSALYQAMVQLVLNIDGTKLDTYICYSRYGEKKGLLRKNNASDSFIAKVLDIRNQIVLVDKYFGQNKILPERYFGGINGANMIEDVYLDTRFISNYILPPIEKIGKIYTSLNPLEKAYYTAFYKFIVREIRACKLPSQEIFAHAQSSLWLQNLEEKKADGRILINLQLLSIEILDNGAEILRFQLLENLEKADFRIGDIVVLYQYNLDTDCSICQQVIKGTLLKWQGVNIDFLIRNKQSELALPINALFAAEHDYLDSNNGFMFQSLTEFFQLSKERRRWIFQPNIGINECKKLTHYTSNPLVDNVLLQAKQAKELFLIVGPPGTGKTSIALHNLVKEIFLDSRKDILLVAYTNKAVDEICRAIASITNIDFIRLGTSISCATEFRSHLLENKISQCVNRIGVQNVLANCRIYVGTLAAIQSKSEIFKIKHFDIAIVDEASQILEPHILSLFAAEDFEGKAAIDKFILIGDHKQLPAVVAQDCSEPLENLLIENGWASLTQSYFERIYRQFYGNQQIIGELSMQGRMHEEIASLANQLFYQNQLQCVPLVHQKGTLNYLKIPDNDLAQIIANKRLHFFPYSSVEKDAVGLIANICATIFELYQLNQWTFSPKKTLGIIAPYKDLIAAIRKELHQLGIADLNEIDIDTVERYQGAQKDIILFAFGIENEKQLLQQTSNCIEMDGNLIDRKLNVAITRARKQLFLMGNERFIGQNDIYVRLLELI, from the coding sequence ATGAGACATATTTTTAATGCAATCCTTTTAGAAAAATCAGCTACGCAAATTACTGTTCGCTTTACGGAGGATAACAAGATTTTTACAAATACAATTGATTTTCCTGCAGAATTTATCTCATCCATCAGTTTGGCAGAGATAGGAGAGAAAGTGCATCTTTTGCATTGCTTGGGAGAAAATGAGGATTTATTTGCAAAATATGTAATCATTGAACCTGATTTTTTATTGGATATTAGTTCGATTGCAGAATGTATTCATGAGTATGGCGCCAGCCCTTTTTTTTATTTGTATAATCGAGCAAAAAAACGTGCAAATACACGTCCAATTCTATTAGGAAATGCAGCAAATTTCTTTTTAGATGAAATTATTCATGCCTCTTCCATTGAAAACATTTCTTATAATAATCTTTTAAGTGCATTTTTCAAGCGGTATGCTGTGGATTTGAGTGCTTGCAAAGATTTACAAGATAAAACACAAGAAATTACGTTTTTTCAAGATTTGAAATTGCATTTCGAGCATTTATATAGTTTGGTTACGGATATTTTTCCACGTTTCAATATTAATCGTCACGCCGCCATTTTGGAGCCATCCTTTCTTAGTCCGCAATTAGGTTTGCAAGGTCGTTTGGATCTTTTGCTATTGTCCGATGATCGAAATGTAATTATTGAGTTGAAATCTGGCAAAGCACCATTTCCCGAAAATGATTACCATCTAATAGGCGTTAATCATCAAGCACAATCTGCATTATATCAAGCGATGGTGCAATTGGTTTTGAATATAGATGGAACAAAACTGGATACGTATATCTGTTATTCTAGGTATGGCGAAAAAAAAGGTTTGTTGCGGAAAAATAATGCTAGCGATAGTTTTATCGCAAAGGTGTTGGATATCAGAAATCAGATTGTCTTAGTGGATAAATATTTTGGGCAAAATAAAATCCTTCCTGAGCGATATTTTGGCGGGATTAATGGCGCTAATATGATTGAAGATGTATATTTGGATACGCGTTTTATTTCCAATTATATTTTGCCTCCGATTGAAAAAATTGGTAAAATTTATACATCACTTAATCCTCTTGAAAAAGCATATTATACGGCATTTTACAAATTTATCGTTCGGGAAATTCGCGCTTGCAAATTACCCTCTCAAGAAATATTTGCGCATGCGCAATCTAGTTTGTGGTTACAAAATTTAGAGGAAAAGAAAGCGGATGGTCGCATTCTAATTAATTTACAATTATTGTCGATTGAAATCCTAGATAATGGTGCAGAGATTTTACGTTTTCAATTATTAGAAAATTTGGAAAAAGCGGATTTCCGTATTGGAGATATTGTCGTTTTGTACCAATACAATTTGGATACAGATTGTTCTATTTGCCAACAAGTTATTAAAGGGACTCTTTTGAAATGGCAGGGTGTAAATATTGATTTTCTTATTCGAAATAAACAAAGCGAATTGGCATTACCAATTAATGCTTTGTTTGCTGCTGAGCATGATTACTTAGATAGTAATAATGGATTTATGTTTCAATCCTTGACAGAATTTTTTCAATTGTCAAAGGAACGTCGTCGCTGGATTTTTCAACCTAATATTGGGATAAATGAATGCAAAAAATTAACACATTATACCAGTAATCCATTGGTAGATAATGTGTTATTACAAGCTAAGCAGGCCAAAGAACTGTTTCTAATTGTTGGCCCACCAGGTACTGGGAAGACGTCCATTGCTTTACATAATTTGGTAAAAGAAATCTTTTTGGATAGTAGAAAAGATATTTTACTTGTGGCATATACCAATAAAGCGGTAGATGAAATATGTCGAGCTATTGCTTCGATAACTAATATTGATTTTATACGATTGGGTACGAGTATTTCTTGTGCGACAGAATTTCGTTCGCATTTATTAGAAAATAAAATTAGTCAATGTGTCAATCGTATTGGGGTGCAAAATGTACTTGCCAATTGTCGGATATACGTTGGGACGTTAGCTGCCATTCAGAGTAAAAGTGAGATTTTTAAAATCAAACATTTCGATATAGCCATAGTGGATGAAGCTTCGCAAATATTGGAACCACATATATTGAGTTTGTTTGCAGCAGAAGATTTTGAAGGTAAAGCTGCTATTGATAAATTTATTTTGATTGGAGATCATAAGCAGTTGCCAGCTGTTGTCGCGCAGGATTGTAGTGAACCCTTGGAAAATTTACTTATTGAAAATGGTTGGGCGAGTTTAACGCAATCTTATTTTGAACGGATATATCGTCAATTTTATGGAAATCAGCAGATAATTGGTGAGTTGTCGATGCAAGGTCGTATGCATGAAGAAATAGCATCCCTTGCCAATCAACTTTTTTACCAAAATCAATTGCAATGTGTTCCGCTTGTCCACCAAAAAGGTACTTTAAATTATTTGAAAATTCCGGATAATGATCTCGCGCAGATAATTGCAAATAAGCGATTGCATTTCTTCCCTTATTCTTCGGTAGAAAAAGATGCAGTAGGTTTGATTGCAAATATTTGTGCTACAATTTTTGAATTATATCAGTTAAATCAGTGGACATTTTCTCCGAAAAAAACATTGGGAATTATTGCTCCTTACAAAGATTTGATTGCGGCAATTCGTAAAGAATTACATCAATTGGGGATTGCAGATTTGAATGAAATTGATATAGATACGGTAGAACGTTATCAAGGAGCGCAAAAAGATATCATCTTATTTGCTTTCGGTATTGAAAATGAAAAACAACTTCTACAACAGACGAGTAATTGTATCGAAATGGATGGAAATCTTATAGACCGCAAACTAAATGTTGCCATTACCCGCGCACGCAAACAATTATTTCTCATGGGAAATGAACGATTTATTGGACAAAATGATATTTATGTTAGGTTGTTGGAATTGATTTAG
- the tig gene encoding trigger factor, whose amino-acid sequence MATITRENIGKLNDKLVVKLAKDDYFPQFEKSLKTYAKSANIPGFRKGMVPTGLVKKMYGQGILTEELFKSVDKELSQYLQDEKVNILVQPIPFEEENNELNVDVNAPKEYTFTFEVGLEPEVNVDVKKINVTRYKIDVTDEMLNEEINKLELRHGKYSEPETISNDDDVLNVDLKESDKDGNLVEGGIQKGTSVLLKNLTAATRKKVEGQKKDFKLVIQLSKAFEDKDLENIIAQLGLDTEDKNSAKKYFEMTLLKLGSIERPEMNEEFFEKVFPGKEIKTEEAFKTALKEELSSYFNAQASGQIHDQIFHHLTDHTKLEFPQEFLKRWLIANNKGEKSAEEVEKELPAFENQLQWSIISNKLSQENEVKVEPNDLKDFARQQLMGYLGGQMDLSGDTSWINDYTDRMMKDQKFIEQAYGQVMATKLFEKLEGQVTAKEEAISEEAFSKMLQEHQHHH is encoded by the coding sequence ATGGCAACGATCACTCGTGAAAATATCGGTAAGTTAAATGATAAATTGGTGGTTAAGTTGGCGAAGGACGATTACTTCCCTCAATTTGAAAAAAGCCTAAAAACTTACGCTAAAAGTGCAAATATTCCTGGTTTCCGTAAGGGAATGGTACCTACTGGATTGGTTAAAAAAATGTACGGTCAAGGAATTTTAACAGAAGAATTATTCAAATCTGTAGATAAAGAACTTTCTCAATACCTTCAGGACGAAAAAGTAAATATTTTAGTTCAACCTATTCCTTTCGAAGAGGAAAACAATGAATTGAATGTTGACGTAAATGCTCCTAAAGAATACACTTTCACATTTGAAGTTGGTTTGGAACCAGAAGTAAATGTAGATGTGAAAAAAATCAATGTAACTCGTTACAAAATTGATGTAACTGATGAAATGTTGAACGAAGAAATCAACAAATTGGAATTACGTCATGGTAAATATTCCGAACCAGAAACGATCTCTAACGACGATGATGTTTTGAATGTAGATTTGAAAGAATCTGACAAAGACGGTAATCTTGTTGAGGGTGGTATCCAAAAAGGAACCTCTGTTTTGTTGAAAAATCTTACTGCGGCTACTCGTAAAAAAGTAGAAGGTCAAAAGAAAGATTTCAAATTGGTTATCCAATTAAGCAAAGCTTTTGAAGATAAAGATTTAGAAAATATAATCGCCCAATTAGGTTTGGATACCGAAGATAAAAATTCAGCTAAGAAATATTTCGAAATGACTTTGTTGAAATTGGGAAGCATCGAGCGTCCTGAAATGAACGAAGAATTCTTCGAGAAAGTTTTTCCTGGAAAAGAAATTAAAACTGAAGAAGCTTTCAAAACTGCATTAAAAGAAGAGTTATCTTCTTATTTCAATGCACAAGCTAGTGGTCAAATCCATGATCAAATTTTCCATCATTTGACCGATCATACCAAATTAGAATTCCCTCAAGAATTTTTGAAAAGATGGTTGATCGCTAACAATAAAGGTGAAAAATCTGCAGAAGAAGTTGAAAAAGAATTACCAGCATTTGAAAATCAATTACAATGGAGTATTATCTCTAACAAATTGAGTCAAGAAAATGAGGTAAAAGTGGAACCAAATGATTTAAAAGATTTTGCTCGTCAACAATTGATGGGTTACTTAGGTGGTCAAATGGATCTTTCTGGTGATACTTCTTGGATCAACGATTATACTGATAGAATGATGAAAGATCAAAAATTTATCGAACAAGCTTATGGTCAAGTTATGGCTACTAAATTATTCGAAAAATTAGAAGGTCAAGTTACTGCAAAAGAAGAAGCTATCTCTGAAGAAGCTTTCTCTAAAATGTTGCAAGAACACCAACATCATCATTAA
- the ispG gene encoding (E)-4-hydroxy-3-methylbut-2-enyl-diphosphate synthase — MSLLYCSSLTSYKRLKTREVKVGNILIGNNHPIRLQTMTTCDTMDTMGTVEEAIRCIDAGAELIRITAPSNKEAENLLNIKNELRKRGYETPLVADIHFTPNAADIAAKIVEKVRINPGNYVDKKKFQQLEYTDAEYAEEIERIRNRFIPLVQICKEHGTAMRIGTNHGSLSDRIMSRYGDTPMGMVESAMEFLRIARTEDYHQIILSMKASNTQVMVEAYRLLVATMQEEFGECYPLHLGVTEAGDGEDGRIKSAVGIGTLLEDGIGDTIRVSLTEDSEYEIPVCRDLVKRYPADGKEVSENTIAEITHLPYSPFEYKRRKTKEVQHIGGKKVPVVVADLSRLNAITPSDLKRIGYSYDEPTDKWSLSDQAADFAYLGGQTLDFALPGTLKLIVTPEIWANQEDKHVYFPIFEAEDYIAENGSDELNFLMFDCYSDKQKQYEQILDSIKDVENVVLCLCHSGKLKTQAIRRFFIYLEEKNIQLPCVIMVDSDWQTSDEHLIHFSTECGALLLDGFGDGIALSMTEKSHKNLANSIQNASGRNYNNNTSVEQFINTTAFGILQATRTRISKTEYISCPSCGRTLFDLQETTEKIRSVTHHLKGVKIAVMGCIVNGPGEMADADFGYVGSGVGKITLYKGKDVVRRNIPSEIAVNELINILKESNAWVEPA; from the coding sequence ATGTCTTTACTATATTGTTCTTCTCTTACATCTTACAAAAGATTAAAAACGAGAGAAGTGAAGGTTGGAAATATTTTAATAGGAAATAATCATCCTATCAGATTGCAGACGATGACCACTTGTGACACGATGGATACGATGGGTACGGTCGAGGAAGCAATTAGATGTATTGATGCGGGAGCGGAGTTAATCCGTATAACTGCACCATCCAATAAAGAAGCAGAAAATCTTTTAAATATTAAAAATGAGCTACGCAAAAGAGGGTACGAAACACCTTTAGTTGCGGATATTCATTTTACACCCAATGCGGCAGATATTGCGGCTAAAATCGTTGAAAAAGTTCGTATCAATCCAGGTAATTATGTGGATAAAAAGAAATTTCAACAGTTGGAATATACCGATGCAGAGTATGCAGAGGAAATTGAAAGAATAAGAAATCGATTCATTCCACTTGTTCAAATATGTAAAGAACATGGTACGGCGATGCGTATCGGCACCAATCATGGTAGTCTGAGTGATCGTATTATGAGCCGATATGGTGATACGCCGATGGGTATGGTGGAAAGTGCGATGGAGTTTCTGCGCATTGCACGCACGGAAGATTATCATCAAATCATACTTAGTATGAAAGCTAGCAATACGCAAGTGATGGTCGAGGCGTATCGCTTATTAGTGGCAACCATGCAAGAGGAGTTTGGCGAATGTTATCCATTGCATTTAGGTGTAACGGAAGCGGGAGATGGCGAAGATGGTCGCATTAAAAGTGCTGTGGGAATCGGTACTTTATTGGAAGATGGTATAGGTGACACGATTCGAGTTTCTTTGACCGAAGATTCTGAATACGAAATCCCCGTTTGTAGAGATTTAGTAAAACGTTATCCTGCAGATGGAAAGGAAGTTTCGGAAAATACGATTGCAGAAATCACACATTTGCCTTATTCTCCATTTGAATATAAAAGAAGAAAAACCAAAGAAGTGCAACATATTGGCGGAAAGAAAGTACCTGTTGTTGTTGCTGATTTGAGTAGATTGAATGCTATTACTCCGTCTGATTTGAAAAGAATTGGTTATTCGTATGACGAGCCAACAGATAAATGGTCTTTAAGTGATCAAGCGGCGGATTTTGCATATTTAGGTGGACAAACTTTGGATTTTGCTTTACCGGGAACCTTGAAACTTATTGTAACTCCTGAAATTTGGGCAAATCAAGAAGATAAACATGTATATTTTCCCATATTTGAAGCGGAAGATTATATCGCAGAAAATGGTTCGGATGAATTGAATTTCTTGATGTTTGACTGTTATAGTGACAAACAAAAACAATATGAGCAAATTTTGGATTCTATCAAGGATGTGGAAAATGTTGTTCTTTGTTTGTGTCATTCAGGTAAATTGAAAACACAAGCAATTCGTAGATTTTTTATTTATTTAGAAGAAAAAAACATTCAATTACCATGTGTAATTATGGTAGATAGTGATTGGCAAACTTCTGATGAGCATTTAATTCATTTTTCAACAGAATGCGGAGCCTTACTTTTGGATGGTTTTGGAGATGGAATTGCTCTTTCGATGACAGAAAAAAGTCATAAAAATCTAGCCAATTCGATTCAAAATGCCAGTGGTAGGAACTACAATAATAATACAAGTGTAGAGCAATTTATCAATACAACTGCATTTGGTATTTTGCAAGCAACACGTACACGCATTTCCAAAACGGAATACATTTCTTGTCCAAGTTGTGGTCGTACCTTATTTGATTTGCAAGAAACAACAGAAAAAATTCGTTCAGTTACGCATCATTTGAAAGGAGTGAAGATCGCAGTGATGGGTTGTATTGTGAATGGGCCAGGTGAAATGGCGGATGCGGATTTTGGATATGTAGGAAGTGGTGTTGGGAAAATTACTTTATACAAAGGAAAAGATGTTGTTCGACGCAATATTCCAAGTGAAATTGCGGTCAATGAATTAATAAATATTTTAAAAGAAAGTAATGCTTGGGTAGAACCGGCGTAA